One region of Streptomyces davaonensis JCM 4913 genomic DNA includes:
- the lpdA gene encoding dihydrolipoyl dehydrogenase, giving the protein MANDASTVFDLVILGGGSGGYAAALRGAQLGLDVALIEKDKVGGTCLHRGCIPTKALLHAGEIADQARESEQFGVKTTFEGIDIAGVHKYKDGVIAGLYKGLQGLVASRKVTYIEGAGRLSSPTSVDVNGQRIQGRHVLLATGSVPKSLPGLEIDGNRIISSDHALVLDRVPKSAIILGGGVIGVEFASAWKSFGADVTVIEGLKHLVPVEDENSSKLLERAFRKRGIKFNLGTFFQKAEYTQDGVKVTLADGKEFEAEVLLVAVGRGPVSAGLGYEEQGVAMDRGYVLVDEYMRTNVPTISAVGDLVPTLQLAHVGFAEGILVAERLAGLKAVPIDYDGVPRVTYCHPEVASVGITEAKAKEIYGADKVVALKYNLAGNGKSKILNTAGEIKLVQVKDGAVVGVHMVGDRMGEQVGEAQLIYNWEALPAEVAQLIHAHPTQNEALGEAHLALAGKPLHAHD; this is encoded by the coding sequence GTGGCGAACGACGCCAGCACCGTTTTCGACCTAGTGATCCTCGGCGGTGGTAGCGGTGGTTACGCCGCGGCCCTGCGCGGGGCGCAGCTGGGCCTGGACGTCGCCCTGATCGAGAAGGACAAGGTCGGCGGCACCTGCCTGCACCGGGGTTGCATTCCCACCAAGGCTCTGCTGCACGCCGGTGAGATCGCCGACCAGGCTCGCGAGAGCGAGCAGTTCGGTGTGAAGACCACCTTCGAGGGCATCGACATCGCCGGGGTCCACAAGTACAAGGACGGCGTGATCGCCGGTCTGTACAAGGGCCTCCAGGGTCTGGTCGCCTCCCGCAAGGTGACGTACATCGAGGGCGCCGGCCGGCTGTCCTCCCCCACCTCCGTCGATGTGAACGGCCAGCGCATCCAGGGCCGCCACGTCCTGCTGGCGACCGGCTCCGTGCCGAAGTCGCTGCCGGGCCTGGAGATCGACGGCAACCGCATCATCTCCTCCGACCACGCCCTCGTCCTGGACCGCGTGCCCAAGTCCGCGATCATCCTCGGCGGCGGTGTCATCGGCGTCGAGTTCGCCTCGGCGTGGAAGTCCTTCGGTGCGGACGTCACCGTCATCGAGGGCCTGAAGCACCTCGTCCCGGTCGAGGACGAGAACTCCTCCAAGCTTCTTGAGCGCGCGTTCCGCAAGCGTGGCATCAAGTTCAACCTGGGCACCTTCTTCCAGAAGGCCGAGTACACCCAGGACGGTGTCAAGGTCACCCTCGCCGACGGCAAGGAGTTCGAGGCCGAGGTGCTGCTGGTCGCCGTCGGCCGCGGCCCGGTCTCGGCCGGTCTCGGTTACGAGGAGCAGGGCGTCGCGATGGACCGCGGCTACGTCCTGGTCGACGAGTACATGCGCACCAATGTGCCCACCATCTCCGCCGTCGGTGACCTCGTCCCGACCCTCCAGCTCGCGCACGTCGGCTTCGCCGAGGGCATCCTGGTGGCGGAGCGGCTGGCCGGTCTGAAGGCCGTGCCGATCGACTACGACGGTGTCCCCCGCGTGACGTACTGCCACCCGGAGGTCGCCTCCGTGGGCATCACCGAGGCCAAGGCCAAGGAGATCTACGGTGCGGACAAGGTCGTCGCTCTGAAGTACAACCTGGCGGGCAACGGCAAGAGCAAGATCCTCAACACCGCGGGCGAGATCAAGCTCGTCCAGGTGAAGGACGGTGCCGTCGTCGGCGTCCACATGGTCGGCGACCGCATGGGCGAGCAGGTCGGCGAGGCCCAGCTGATCTACAACTGGGAAGCGCTGCCGGCCGAGGTCGCCCAGCTCATCCACGCCCACCCGACGCAGAACGAGGCGCTCGGCGAGGCCCACCTGGCCCTGGCCGGCAAGCCGCTGCACGCGCACGACTGA
- a CDS encoding S1C family serine protease encodes MLCEGGAAEPGDRTTVTYTRGGGEKTVDVTLGEQ; translated from the coding sequence ATGCTCTGCGAGGGCGGGGCGGCGGAGCCGGGCGACCGGACGACGGTGACGTACACCCGCGGCGGCGGCGAGAAGACGGTGGACGTGACGCTGGGCGAGCAATGA
- a CDS encoding class I SAM-dependent methyltransferase — protein sequence MARQLDEQIAGRYPVGQRLRILDVGMGQGTQALRLARAGHQVTGLEQDTTMIAAARRSLDCEPDGIRERMRIIEGDGRDTGVHFLPGSFDVVLCHGVLMYVEEPDPLLAGMARMLAPGGLLSLLVRNADALAMRPGLSGDWTGALASFDTTAYRNRLGLDVRADRLATLTATLAGIGAPLHAWYGVRVFTDTAPDDAPIPADVATLLAAEERAGRTDPYRGVAALLHLCGVRG from the coding sequence GTGGCCCGGCAGCTCGATGAGCAGATAGCCGGGCGTTACCCGGTGGGGCAGCGGCTGAGGATCCTCGACGTCGGTATGGGGCAGGGCACCCAGGCGCTGCGGCTCGCGCGGGCCGGTCATCAGGTGACCGGCCTGGAGCAGGACACGACGATGATCGCCGCGGCGCGGCGGTCGCTGGACTGCGAGCCGGACGGCATCCGCGAGCGGATGCGGATCATCGAGGGCGACGGCCGGGACACCGGGGTGCACTTCCTGCCGGGCAGCTTCGACGTGGTGCTCTGCCATGGCGTGCTGATGTACGTCGAGGAGCCCGATCCGCTGCTGGCGGGCATGGCCCGGATGCTGGCCCCGGGCGGGCTGCTCTCGCTGCTGGTCCGCAACGCCGACGCGCTGGCGATGCGCCCGGGTCTGTCCGGCGACTGGACCGGGGCGCTGGCCTCCTTCGACACCACCGCCTACCGCAACCGCCTCGGCCTGGACGTACGGGCGGACCGGCTGGCCACCCTGACGGCGACGCTGGCCGGTATCGGCGCCCCGTTGCACGCCTGGTACGGCGTGCGGGTCTTCACGGACACCGCGCCGGACGACGCCCCGATCCCCGCCGACGTGGCGACGCTGCTGGCGGCCGAGGAGCGGGCGGGCCGGACGGATCCGTACCGGGGCGTCGCGGCGCTGCTGCATCTGTGCGGGGTCCGGGGCTGA
- a CDS encoding endo alpha-1,4 polygalactosaminidase yields the protein MRRLPVLAALFTLLLAGCTTSSDSKSPAERWQPRPGTDWQWQLSGRLDTSVDVPVYDIDGFDHDEETVDGLHEDGRQVICYLSTGAWEEFRPDAKEFPASVLGRGNGWEGERWLDIRRVDVLEPLMAERLDMCRDKGFDAVEPDNMDGYRNRTGFPLTARDQLRYNRLIAKLAHDRGLAVGLKNDLDQIPELVGDFDFAVNEQCAQYKECGALTPFIEADKAVFHVEYELPTSRFCPESRRLGLSSMLKKYELGVWREAC from the coding sequence GTGAGACGCCTTCCCGTCCTGGCCGCCCTGTTCACCCTGCTGCTGGCGGGCTGCACGACCTCCTCCGACAGCAAGTCGCCCGCCGAACGCTGGCAGCCGCGCCCCGGCACGGACTGGCAGTGGCAGCTCAGCGGCCGGCTCGACACGTCCGTGGACGTGCCGGTGTACGACATCGACGGCTTCGACCACGACGAGGAGACGGTCGACGGACTGCACGAGGACGGACGCCAGGTGATCTGCTATCTCTCCACCGGCGCCTGGGAGGAGTTCCGGCCCGACGCGAAGGAGTTCCCCGCGTCGGTACTGGGCCGGGGCAACGGCTGGGAGGGCGAGCGCTGGCTGGACATCCGCCGGGTCGACGTACTGGAGCCGCTGATGGCGGAGCGGCTCGACATGTGCCGGGACAAGGGCTTCGACGCGGTCGAGCCGGACAACATGGACGGCTACCGCAACCGCACGGGCTTCCCGCTCACGGCCCGTGACCAGCTTCGCTACAACCGGCTGATCGCGAAGCTGGCCCATGACCGGGGCCTGGCCGTGGGCCTGAAGAACGACCTGGACCAGATCCCGGAGCTGGTCGGGGACTTCGACTTCGCGGTGAACGAGCAGTGCGCGCAGTACAAGGAGTGCGGGGCGCTGACGCCGTTCATCGAGGCGGACAAGGCGGTGTTCCACGTGGAGTACGAACTGCCGACGAGCCGTTTCTGTCCGGAGTCCCGGCGGTTGGGGCTGAGTTCGATGCTGAAGAAGTACGAGCTGGGGGTGTGGCGGGAGGCGTGTTAG
- a CDS encoding bifunctional adenosylcobinamide kinase/adenosylcobinamide-phosphate guanylyltransferase → MELTLLGTGAPAGLPRPDCPCAACATALGADVRAATALLVDGALLLDLTPGAAFAAARAGKSLGGVRQVLLSHPHDGPAVEVPAGLPAPGRVPDGRELALLTGHRVRALAMDAGGTGYAVTGPDGQRLLYLPPGSAPAGVEDGDVGTYDMVVADVMGRPDALARLRAVGAIRPTTDVIAVHLDHDVPPGAELRRRLASLGARAVPDGTTLVVGAYEEVPDVPRRTLVLGGARSGKSVEAERRLEAFPDVLYVATGGLRGGDAEWAARVALHRERRPGSWRTTETCDLVPLLAEDGAPLLIDCLSLWLTDAMDSVGAWDDAVWADGGERALRERVRQLTSAVRAARRTVVAVSNEVGSGIVPATASGRRYRDELGRLNAAFASECEHVLLVVAGQAVTLRG, encoded by the coding sequence GTGGAACTGACATTGCTCGGCACCGGTGCCCCGGCGGGCCTCCCCCGCCCCGACTGTCCCTGCGCGGCCTGCGCGACCGCTCTCGGGGCCGATGTACGGGCGGCGACCGCGCTGCTCGTCGACGGGGCGCTGCTGCTGGACCTGACGCCCGGTGCGGCGTTCGCGGCGGCGCGGGCGGGCAAGTCCCTGGGCGGCGTACGGCAGGTGCTGCTCTCGCATCCGCACGACGGACCGGCGGTCGAGGTGCCGGCCGGGCTGCCCGCGCCCGGCCGGGTGCCGGACGGGCGGGAGTTGGCGCTGCTGACGGGGCATCGGGTGCGGGCGCTGGCGATGGACGCGGGCGGCACGGGGTACGCGGTGACCGGGCCGGACGGGCAGCGGCTGCTGTATCTGCCGCCCGGGAGCGCGCCGGCCGGGGTCGAGGACGGCGACGTCGGTACGTACGACATGGTCGTCGCCGATGTGATGGGACGCCCGGACGCGCTGGCCCGGTTGCGGGCGGTGGGGGCGATTCGGCCGACGACGGATGTCATCGCCGTGCACCTGGACCATGACGTGCCGCCGGGGGCGGAGTTGCGGCGGCGGCTGGCGTCCCTGGGGGCGCGGGCGGTGCCGGACGGGACGACGCTCGTGGTGGGCGCGTACGAGGAGGTGCCGGATGTGCCGCGGCGGACGCTGGTGCTGGGCGGCGCGCGGTCCGGGAAGTCGGTGGAGGCGGAGCGGCGTCTTGAGGCGTTCCCGGACGTGCTGTACGTCGCGACCGGCGGGCTGCGCGGCGGGGACGCCGAGTGGGCGGCCCGGGTGGCGTTGCACCGGGAGCGGCGGCCTGGGTCCTGGCGTACGACGGAGACGTGCGATCTGGTGCCGTTGCTGGCGGAGGACGGGGCGCCGTTGCTGATCGACTGTCTGTCGCTGTGGCTGACGGACGCGATGGACTCCGTCGGGGCGTGGGACGACGCGGTGTGGGCGGACGGCGGGGAGCGCGCCTTGCGGGAACGGGTGCGGCAGCTGACGTCCGCGGTGCGTGCCGCCCGGCGGACCGTGGTGGCGGTGTCCAACGAGGTGGGGTCGGGGATTGTCCCGGCGACCGCGTCCGGGCGGCGGTATCGGGATGAACTGGGGCGGTTGAACGCGGCGTTCGCGAGTGAGTGCGAGCACGTGTTGTTGGTGGTGGCGGGGCAGGCGGTGACGTTGCGGGGGTGA
- the cobS gene encoding adenosylcobinamide-GDP ribazoletransferase, producing the protein MLISPLDHGLRFAFGTLTVLPVKVERWDRDAARGGMLCVPVVGLVVGGVAAAVGAVALFLGTGPLLAAVASVAVPALLTRGLHLDGLADTADGLGSGKPAEDALRIMKQSDIGPFGVITLLFVLLAQVAALARLYDDSWARGALAAVVSAVAARLALTLAARTGVPPARPEGLGAAVAGVAPTRWAMLTAVGVTLAAGAAGSLFGADDVVRTALAVVASLTLAELLLRRCVRRFGGVTGDVFGGVEETAATTALVVLTLGL; encoded by the coding sequence GTGCTCATATCCCCGCTCGACCACGGCCTGCGCTTCGCCTTCGGCACCCTCACCGTCCTCCCCGTGAAAGTCGAGCGATGGGACCGGGACGCCGCGCGCGGGGGCATGCTGTGCGTTCCCGTGGTCGGGCTTGTCGTCGGTGGGGTCGCCGCAGCCGTCGGAGCGGTCGCGCTCTTCCTGGGCACCGGCCCGCTGCTCGCCGCCGTTGCCTCGGTGGCCGTGCCCGCCCTGCTCACCCGGGGGCTGCATCTCGACGGCCTCGCCGACACCGCCGACGGGCTCGGGAGCGGTAAGCCCGCCGAGGACGCCCTGCGGATCATGAAGCAGTCGGACATCGGGCCGTTCGGCGTGATCACCCTCCTGTTCGTGCTGCTCGCCCAGGTCGCCGCCCTCGCGCGGCTGTACGACGACTCCTGGGCCCGGGGCGCCCTCGCCGCCGTCGTCTCGGCCGTCGCCGCCCGCCTCGCCCTCACCCTCGCCGCCCGTACGGGGGTACCCCCGGCCCGCCCGGAGGGCCTCGGGGCGGCCGTCGCCGGGGTCGCGCCGACACGGTGGGCCATGCTCACGGCTGTCGGCGTCACCCTGGCCGCGGGGGCCGCCGGTTCCCTCTTCGGCGCCGATGACGTCGTACGCACCGCACTGGCCGTCGTAGCCTCCCTCACCCTCGCCGAACTCCTCCTGCGCCGCTGCGTCCGCCGCTTCGGCGGAGTCACCGGGGACGTGTTCGGCGGCGTGGAGGAGACCGCGGCCACGACGGCCCTGGTGGTTCTGACGCTCGGCCTCTGA
- a CDS encoding class I SAM-dependent methyltransferase, with amino-acid sequence MPPARRDDCPWCGSEHLRTRLATDGFTLDECHDCAHSFQNPATEGPYERRPGRRRLLATARVMLPFPEPESWLDVGTGDGAFPAAAKEVFPYTSFDGVDPTGRVERARAADRVEEAYAGDLTNPHLMAHLRARYDVVSVLHHLPHTPNPREHLRAALTALRPGGHLLLELPDPEGTFAQLFGRWWHPRTRPRHLVPLDNIRAELDTQSCTIVTTTRPRLAPTYRIIARRQAA; translated from the coding sequence ATGCCGCCCGCACGCCGTGACGACTGCCCCTGGTGCGGCTCGGAGCACCTGCGCACCCGCCTCGCCACCGACGGCTTCACGCTCGACGAGTGCCACGACTGCGCCCACTCCTTCCAGAACCCCGCCACCGAGGGCCCGTACGAGCGCCGGCCGGGCCGCCGACGTCTGCTGGCCACCGCCCGGGTGATGCTGCCCTTCCCGGAGCCGGAGAGCTGGCTGGACGTCGGCACCGGCGACGGGGCGTTCCCGGCCGCGGCGAAGGAGGTCTTCCCGTACACGTCCTTCGACGGTGTGGACCCCACGGGCAGGGTGGAGCGGGCGCGGGCGGCGGACCGCGTGGAGGAGGCCTACGCGGGCGACCTGACCAACCCCCACCTCATGGCACATCTGCGCGCCCGCTACGACGTGGTCAGCGTCCTGCACCACCTGCCGCACACGCCGAACCCCCGCGAGCACCTGCGAGCGGCCCTGACGGCACTGCGTCCGGGCGGCCACCTCCTGCTCGAACTCCCCGACCCCGAGGGCACGTTCGCGCAGCTCTTCGGCCGTTGGTGGCACCCCCGCACCCGGCCCCGCCACCTCGTGCCGCTGGACAACATCCGCGCCGAACTGGACACCCAGTCCTGCACGATCGTCACGACGACCCGCCCCCGCCTCGCCCCGACGTACCGGATCATCGCCCGCAGACAGGCGGCCTAG
- a CDS encoding leucyl aminopeptidase, producing MTALTLSTAAAPGLRADAIVIGVAKGAKGPVVAPGAEALDKAYDGKLAGVLETLGASGGEGEVTKLPAPAGFKAPLVIAVGLGAEPEKDAEYDAEALRKAAGAAARALAGSKKAAFALPLTDAADAGAIAEGALLGAYSFDAYKDNAKSPKGNGKAPLAEVALLGGKPRDKAFKAAVERATAVTEELNRARDLINTPPNDLYPEAFAAVAQAAGKEHGIKVQVLDEKALTKGGYGGILGVGAGSAAGPRLVKLTYTHSKASKHLAFVGKGITYDSGGISLKPAGHNETMKCDMSGAAAVFAAVVAAARLGLEVNVTGWLALAENMPSGSATRPGDVLRMYSGKTVEVLNTDAEGRLVLADALWAASEEKPDAIVDVATLTGAMVLALGNRTFGVMANDDAFRTAIVEAAEEVGEASWPMPLPDHLRKGMDSPTADLANMGERMGGGLVAGIFLREFVGEGITWAHIDIAGPAFNEQGPFGYTPKGGTGSAVRTLVRLAELTAEGDLG from the coding sequence GTGACTGCTCTCACTCTCAGCACCGCCGCGGCGCCCGGCCTCCGGGCCGACGCGATCGTGATCGGTGTCGCCAAGGGCGCAAAGGGCCCCGTGGTCGCCCCGGGTGCCGAAGCCCTGGACAAGGCCTACGACGGCAAGCTCGCCGGCGTCCTGGAGACCCTCGGTGCCTCCGGCGGCGAGGGCGAGGTGACCAAGCTCCCCGCCCCGGCCGGCTTCAAGGCCCCCCTCGTGATCGCCGTCGGCCTCGGCGCGGAGCCCGAGAAGGACGCCGAGTACGACGCGGAGGCGCTGCGCAAGGCCGCCGGTGCCGCCGCCCGCGCGCTCGCCGGGTCCAAGAAGGCCGCCTTCGCCCTGCCCCTCACCGACGCCGCCGACGCCGGCGCGATCGCCGAGGGCGCACTACTGGGCGCGTACTCCTTCGACGCCTACAAGGACAACGCCAAGAGCCCGAAGGGCAACGGCAAGGCGCCGCTCGCCGAGGTCGCCCTGCTCGGCGGGAAGCCGCGGGACAAGGCGTTCAAGGCCGCGGTCGAGCGGGCCACCGCCGTCACCGAGGAGCTCAACCGCGCGCGTGACCTGATCAACACCCCGCCGAACGACCTCTACCCCGAGGCGTTCGCCGCCGTAGCGCAGGCGGCGGGCAAGGAGCACGGCATCAAGGTGCAGGTGCTCGACGAGAAGGCCCTCACCAAGGGCGGCTACGGCGGCATCCTCGGCGTCGGCGCCGGGTCCGCCGCGGGTCCGCGGCTGGTGAAGCTGACGTACACGCACTCCAAGGCGAGCAAGCACCTCGCGTTCGTCGGCAAGGGCATCACCTACGACTCGGGCGGCATCTCGCTGAAGCCGGCGGGCCACAACGAGACGATGAAGTGCGACATGAGCGGTGCGGCCGCGGTGTTCGCCGCCGTCGTCGCGGCGGCACGCCTCGGCCTCGAGGTCAACGTCACCGGCTGGCTGGCGCTCGCCGAGAACATGCCGTCCGGTTCCGCCACCCGCCCGGGTGACGTGCTGCGCATGTACAGCGGCAAGACCGTCGAGGTGCTGAACACCGACGCCGAGGGCCGGCTGGTGCTGGCCGACGCGCTGTGGGCGGCGTCGGAGGAGAAGCCGGACGCGATCGTGGACGTGGCGACGCTGACCGGCGCGATGGTGCTCGCGCTGGGCAACCGGACGTTCGGTGTCATGGCCAACGACGACGCGTTCCGTACGGCGATCGTGGAGGCCGCGGAGGAGGTCGGCGAGGCGTCCTGGCCGATGCCGCTCCCCGACCACCTGCGCAAGGGCATGGACTCCCCCACCGCCGACCTCGCCAACATGGGTGAGCGAATGGGCGGCGGCCTGGTCGCGGGCATCTTCCTGCGCGAGTTCGTCGGCGAGGGCATCACCTGGGCGCACATCGACATCGCCGGGCCCGCCTTCAACGAGCAGGGGCCCTTCGGTTACACGCCCAAGGGCGGTACGGGCTCCGCGGTGCGGACGCTGGTGCGGCTCGCCGAACTGACGGCCGAGGGCGACCTGGGCTGA
- the cobT gene encoding nicotinate-nucleotide--dimethylbenzimidazole phosphoribosyltransferase has product MSSLNLDDFTDLIERPDGGVRRDAEARRERQIVPPGSLGRLDDLGEWLAAAQGAVPVRPVERPRVVLFAGDHGIAELGVSARPAGSAGQLVRDVLEGGRPVSVLARRLGVPVRVVDMALDCDPETLPEDVVRHRVRRGSGRIDIEDALTLEEAEAAFRAGVALADEEADSGTDLVVLGDVSVGGTTAAGVLVAALCGTDASVVTGRGGLAIDDLAWMRKCAAIRDALRRARPVLGDQLQLLATVGGADLAAITGFLLQSAVRKMPVILDGVVVAACALVGQRVAFRAPDWWLAAHDSGEPGQAKALDRMALEPVLTQGVRVGEGAGALLALPVVQAAAALSAELPERAEEKEEEADDAVVSQPE; this is encoded by the coding sequence ATGAGCTCGCTTAATCTCGACGACTTCACCGATCTGATCGAGCGCCCCGACGGCGGGGTGCGCCGCGACGCGGAGGCGCGCCGGGAGCGTCAGATCGTGCCGCCCGGATCGTTGGGCCGCCTCGACGACCTGGGTGAGTGGCTGGCCGCGGCGCAGGGCGCCGTGCCGGTGCGGCCGGTGGAACGGCCGCGGGTGGTGCTGTTCGCCGGTGACCACGGGATCGCGGAGCTGGGGGTCTCGGCGCGGCCCGCGGGCAGTGCGGGGCAGTTGGTGCGGGACGTCCTGGAGGGCGGCCGGCCGGTGTCCGTGCTGGCGCGGCGGCTCGGGGTGCCGGTGCGGGTCGTGGACATGGCGCTGGACTGCGACCCCGAGACGCTGCCGGAGGACGTCGTACGGCACCGGGTGCGGCGTGGCAGTGGGCGGATCGACATCGAGGACGCGCTGACCCTGGAGGAGGCCGAGGCGGCCTTCCGGGCCGGGGTCGCCCTTGCCGACGAGGAGGCCGATTCCGGTACGGATCTGGTCGTGCTCGGCGATGTGAGCGTGGGCGGTACGACGGCGGCGGGTGTACTGGTGGCCGCCCTGTGCGGCACCGACGCGTCGGTGGTGACCGGGCGAGGTGGTCTGGCCATCGACGACCTCGCGTGGATGCGCAAGTGCGCGGCGATCCGGGACGCCCTGCGGCGGGCCCGGCCGGTGCTCGGGGACCAGCTTCAGTTGCTGGCGACGGTGGGCGGGGCGGATCTCGCGGCGATCACCGGGTTCCTCTTGCAGAGTGCGGTGCGGAAGATGCCGGTGATCCTGGACGGGGTCGTGGTGGCGGCCTGTGCGCTGGTCGGGCAGCGGGTCGCGTTCCGGGCGCCGGACTGGTGGCTGGCGGCGCACGACAGCGGGGAGCCGGGACAGGCGAAGGCGCTGGACCGGATGGCGCTGGAGCCGGTGCTCACACAGGGCGTGCGGGTCGGCGAGGGGGCGGGCGCGCTGCTGGCGTTGCCGGTGGTGCAGGCTGCGGCGGCGCTTTCCGCGGAGCTGCCGGAGCGGGCGGAGGAGAAGGAAGAGGAAGCGGACGACGCCGTGGTCTCACAGCCGGAGTAA
- the pelF gene encoding GT4 family glycosyltransferase PelF: MRRSGRHVTMLTEGTYPHVHGGVSTWCDQLVKGMPEVDFHVFSLTGTGREPVTWDLPPNIRRHVTVPTWGPRPGRARAPLGRTRRRFLDSYERFLLSFLAPDTGADFGEALYELAELARAGRLSAALRSESALRSLMWIWTMPHLPTAAAGPTVHDALTATDLLEHALRPLGVRIPEDSVAHAVSSGLATLPALAARKLDGVPFLLTEHGIYLRERYLGYRSAEQRWPVKAFMLGFYRELNSHGYRTADLITPCNQYNRRWEERGGADADKIRTVYNGVDPHAFPHAGPEPDVPTLTWCGRVDPIKDLETLLRAYAMVRAELPETRLRLFGPVPPGGEAYGTRLEKLAAELGVTDGLTFEGRISEVRRAYAAGHVVMLSSISEGFPFSVIEAMSCGRTTVSTDVGGVREAVGDTGLVVPPREPEKMAAAALTLLKDDERRLKLGELSRQRVIDRFTLRRSVDAFRTIYQELAGLPEVYEPTVETVADWTVELRDPWYEKVATDGTDW, translated from the coding sequence ATGAGGCGATCGGGCCGTCATGTCACCATGCTCACCGAAGGCACCTACCCGCATGTCCACGGGGGCGTCAGCACCTGGTGCGACCAGCTCGTCAAGGGCATGCCGGAGGTCGACTTCCACGTCTTCTCGCTCACCGGCACCGGCAGAGAACCGGTGACCTGGGACCTGCCACCCAACATCCGCCGGCACGTGACCGTGCCGACCTGGGGACCGCGGCCAGGACGCGCACGCGCTCCCCTCGGCCGGACCCGCCGCCGCTTCCTGGACTCCTACGAGCGCTTCCTGCTCTCCTTCCTCGCCCCCGACACCGGCGCAGACTTCGGGGAGGCCCTGTACGAGCTGGCCGAACTCGCCCGCGCCGGACGCCTGTCGGCCGCGCTGCGCAGCGAATCCGCGCTCAGGTCGCTGATGTGGATCTGGACGATGCCGCATCTGCCGACGGCCGCCGCCGGACCCACCGTGCACGACGCGCTCACCGCGACCGACCTGCTGGAACACGCGCTGCGCCCACTGGGCGTGCGGATCCCGGAGGACTCCGTGGCGCACGCGGTGAGCAGCGGCCTGGCGACCCTGCCGGCGCTCGCCGCCCGCAAGCTGGACGGCGTACCGTTCCTCCTCACCGAACACGGCATCTACCTGCGCGAGCGCTACCTCGGTTACCGCAGCGCCGAACAGCGTTGGCCGGTGAAGGCGTTCATGCTCGGCTTCTACCGTGAACTGAATTCACACGGATATCGCACGGCAGACCTGATCACACCGTGCAATCAGTACAACCGCCGCTGGGAGGAGCGGGGTGGCGCCGATGCCGACAAGATCCGCACGGTGTACAACGGCGTCGATCCCCATGCCTTCCCGCATGCCGGCCCCGAACCCGACGTCCCCACCCTCACCTGGTGCGGCCGGGTGGACCCCATCAAGGACCTGGAGACCCTGCTGCGGGCCTACGCCATGGTCCGAGCCGAACTCCCGGAGACCCGCCTGCGCTTGTTCGGCCCGGTCCCACCGGGCGGCGAGGCATACGGCACCCGCCTGGAGAAGCTCGCGGCCGAGCTGGGTGTGACGGACGGCCTGACCTTCGAGGGCCGTATCAGCGAGGTCCGGCGAGCGTACGCGGCGGGACACGTGGTGATGCTGTCGTCGATCTCCGAAGGCTTCCCCTTTTCCGTCATCGAGGCGATGTCCTGCGGCCGTACGACGGTCTCCACGGACGTCGGCGGAGTGCGCGAGGCGGTCGGCGACACCGGCCTTGTGGTCCCGCCCCGCGAGCCGGAGAAGATGGCCGCGGCCGCGCTGACTCTGCTGAAGGACGACGAACGGCGCCTGAAGCTGGGCGAGTTGTCCCGCCAGCGAGTGATCGACCGATTCACCCTGCGCCGCTCGGTGGACGCCTTCCGCACGATCTACCAGGAGCTGGCGGGCCTGCCCGAGGTGTACGAGCCGACCGTGGAGACCGTCGCCGACTGGACCGTCGAGCTGCGGGACCCCTGGTACGAGAAGGTCGCGACGGACGGAACCGACTGGTGA
- a CDS encoding spherulation-specific family 4 protein, which translates to MSTLLVPYYEHPTLRPTEWAAIIAAAPRLYGVVLNPASGPGDRPDPAFAELAARLRAADVRVLGYTDTAYGHRPHSDVVRDLTRHRDWYGTDGTFFDQVATGQEEFAHYQRLAVAAWGLGCGTLVLNHGAPPHPAYARIADVLITFEGTWTTYQNLPAPPGSYGAGVRTGHLLYGVPSGADAAGAARARGAAVHCAVPGVGDHPWGTLPHALEPTR; encoded by the coding sequence ATGAGCACCCTCCTGGTCCCGTACTACGAACACCCCACCCTCCGCCCGACCGAATGGGCCGCGATCATCGCCGCCGCGCCCCGCCTCTACGGCGTCGTCCTCAACCCCGCCAGTGGCCCCGGCGACCGCCCCGACCCCGCCTTCGCCGAACTCGCCGCCCGGCTGCGAGCGGCGGACGTCCGCGTCCTCGGCTACACGGACACGGCATACGGCCACCGCCCGCACTCCGACGTGGTCCGCGACCTCACCCGCCACCGCGACTGGTACGGCACGGACGGCACCTTCTTCGACCAAGTGGCCACGGGCCAGGAAGAGTTCGCGCACTACCAGCGGCTGGCCGTGGCGGCCTGGGGCCTCGGCTGCGGCACCCTCGTCCTCAACCACGGCGCCCCGCCCCACCCCGCCTACGCGCGCATCGCCGACGTACTGATCACCTTCGAGGGAACCTGGACGACGTACCAGAACCTCCCCGCGCCCCCGGGCAGCTACGGCGCCGGAGTCCGCACCGGGCATCTCCTGTACGGCGTCCCGTCCGGCGCCGACGCGGCCGGAGCGGCGCGGGCGCGCGGGGCGGCGGTGCACTGTGCGGTGCCCGGAGTGGGAGATCATCCTTGGGGTACGTTGCCGCACGCCCTGGAGCCCACCCGGTGA